From Tubulanus polymorphus chromosome 9, tnTubPoly1.2, whole genome shotgun sequence, a single genomic window includes:
- the LOC141910809 gene encoding ATP-dependent RNA helicase DDX3X-like isoform X2 gives MHTESNQNGNGLEQQLAGLDLNAPHYMRGGMPPGGDIPDGYAKRGGYNNNFGAMGTRPDLGTVVFVNQFGQPVSITNPAFEEARRAAYPGDMTGAGQPPRPQGYPQPGGFNRGGGGMGGRGRGDFRGGRGRGGFDGGNRDDRSGTSNWGRSDGGGKPWDTRNDDRRPPQQNQRWNDRNSAPRDGSFNRWDNQGGYGGGRDFGRPANVGGWGGGRGGYQGGYNQGGGYNQRWQHEPPRDNGRWQQDDRRGHDTTPVSSRWDDRIENTRWDGAGNEKNTRWKLDDDPDNWTSLQPRNERLERELFDGGHTGINFDKYDDIPVEATGESCPEHINHFHEVKMGEIIMNNIELIAYRKPTPVQKYALPIILGKRDLMACAQTGSGKTAAFLIPILNQIFERGPADNGQGAMNNGGRGSRRKQYPMGLILAPTRELASQIYDEGRKFSYRSRVRPCVVYGGADVGAQMRDLDKGCQLLVATPGRLVDMLERGRIGLDHVRWLVLDEADRMLDMGFEPQIRRIVEEEKTMPVTGERQTLMFSATFPKEIQILARDFLDNYIFLAVGRVGSTSESITQKVVWVEEYEKRSFLLDLLMAAGDVAATGKDESLTLVFVETKKGADALDQFLYTEGHRATSIHGDRSQREREEALESFRTGRTPILVATAVAARGLDIPNVKHVINFDLPSDIEEYVHRIGRTGRVGNPGLATSFMNEKNRNITKDLLQSLVDAKQEVPSWLESLAYEASNRPGTQRKGAAKRFGSGFGGRDYRQTNRAKPQHPQQPNAHFPQQMAFGYQPHFGYGGSYGGTYQQPASSSDWWSQN, from the exons ATGCATACAGAATCGAATCAGAATGGAAACGGTTTAGAACAACAG TTAGCTGGTCTGGACCTGAATGCTCCTCACTACATGAGAGGTGGCATGCCACCGGGAGGTGATATACCAg ATGGTTATGCCAAGCGTGGGGGCTACAACAATAACTTTGGCGCCATGGGAACTCGGCCAGACCTTGGCACAGTAGTATTTGTCAACCAGTTCGGACAGCCTGTGTCTATTACAA ATCCGGCATTCGAAGAAGCGCGTCGCGCCGCATACCCGGGTGACATGACCGGAGCCGGGCAGCCTCCCCGCCCGCAGGGATACCCGCAGCCCGGTGGTTTCAATCGAGGTGGCGGTGGTATGGGTGGCCGCGGGCGCGGTGATTTCAGAGGTGGCCGAGGCCG CGGTGGTTTCGACGGCGGTAACCGCGACGATCGCTCGGGAACGAGTAACTGGGGTCGTAGCGACGGAGGCGGTAAACCGTGGGATACTCGCAACGACGACAGACGACCTCCGCAACAGAATCAACGCTGGAACGATCGCAATTCAGCTCCCAGAGACG GGTCGTTTAACCGCTGGGACAACCAAGGAGGATACGGCGGCGGCCGCGATTTCGGACGTCCGGCTAACGTCGGCGGCTGGGGAGGCGGTCGAGGCGGCTATCAGGGAGGTTACAACCAGGGCGGCGGCTACAACCAGCGATGGCAGCACGAACCGCCGCGCGACAACGGACGCTGGCAACAGGACGATCGCCGCGGTCACGACACGACCCCGGTGAGCAGTCGCTGGGACGACCGTATCGAGAATACCAG ATGGGATGGCGCCGGCAACGAGAAGAACACGCGCTGGAAGCTCGACGACGATCCCGACAACTGGACGAGTCTGCAGCCTAGAAACGAACGTCTAGAACG TGAATTATTCGATGGTGGTCACACTGGTATTAATTTCGACAAGTACGACGACATCCCCGTAGAAGCTACCGGTGAATCTtgtcctgaacatattaatcAT TTCCACGAAGTGAAAATGGGTGAAATCATAATGAATAACATCGAGCTGATCGCCTACAGAAAACCGACACCCGTTCAGAAATATGCGTTGCCGATTATACTGGGTAAACGTGATCTGATGGCTTGCGCTCAAACCG GTTCTGGAAAAACGGCAGCGTTTTTGATTCCGATTTTAAATCAGATATTCGAACGCGGACCTGCTGATAACGGTCAGGGAGCTATGAATAAC GGTGGACGCGGCAGCAGACGCAAGCAGTACCCGATGGGTTTGATTTTAGCTCCTACTCGTGAATTGGCTTCTCAAATCTACGACGAGGGCAGGAAG TTTTCGTATCGGTCGCGCGTTCGCCCGTGCGTCGTCTACGGCGGAGCAGACGTCGGCGCTCAGATGCGCGATTTGGATAAAGGCTGTCAGTTGTTGGTGGCGACGCCCGGTCGTCTGGTCGACATGCTCGAACGCGGTCGTATCGGTTTGGATCACGTACGATGGTTGGTTCTCGACGAGGCCGATCGAATGTTGGACATGGGTTTCGAGCCGCAGATTCGTCGTATCGTCGAGGAAGAGAAAACGATGCCGGTCACCGGAGAACGTCAAACTCTTATGTTCAGCGCCACTTTCCCCAAGGAAATTCAG ATTCTAGCTCGTGATTTCTTggataattatatattcttgGCGGTCGGCCGAGTCGGTAGCACCAGTGAGAGTATCACGCAGAAAGTTGTGTGGGTCGAGGAATATGAGAAACGCTCATTCCTGTTAGATTTATTAATGGCCGCCGGAGATGTTGCAGCCA CAGGGAAAGACGAAAGTTTGACGTTGGTTTTCGTCGAAACGAAGAAAGGCGCCGACGCATTGGACCAGTTCCTCTACACGGAGGGCCACAGGGCGACGAGTATCCACGGTGATCGATCGCAGCGCGAACGCGAGGAAGCGTTGGAGAGTTTCCGCACCGGACGTACGCCGATACTCGTAGCAACCGCC GTGGCAGCGCGTGGTTTAGATATTCCTAACGTGAAACACGTCATCAATTTCGATTTGCCGTCGGATATCGAGGAGTACGTTCACAGAATCGGACGTACCGGCCGTGTCGGTAACCCAG GTTTAGCGACGTCGTTCATGAACGAGAAGAACCGCAACATCACGAAGGATTTGCTGCAGTCGTTGGTCGACGCGAAACAGGAAGTTCCGTCGTGGTTGGAGTCGTTGGCGTACGAGGCCAGCAACCGACCGGGAACTCAGAGGAAAGGAGCCGCTAAAAG ATTCGGTTCCGGATTCGGAGGTCGCGATTACCGCCAGACGAACCGCGCCAAGCCTCAACATCCGCAACAACCTAACGCGCATTTCCCTCAACAGATGGCGTTCGGGTATCAACCGCACTTCGGCTACGGCGGCTCGTACGGCGGCACCTACCAGCAGCCGGCGTCGTCGTCCGATTGGTGGAGTCAGAATTAG
- the LOC141910809 gene encoding ATP-dependent RNA helicase DDX3X-like isoform X1 → MHTESNQNGNGLEQQLAGLDLNAPHYMRGGMPPGGDIPGAQNAYIPPHLRNRGGAPDRRPDGYAKRGGYNNNFGAMGTRPDLGTVVFVNQFGQPVSITNPAFEEARRAAYPGDMTGAGQPPRPQGYPQPGGFNRGGGGMGGRGRGDFRGGRGRGGFDGGNRDDRSGTSNWGRSDGGGKPWDTRNDDRRPPQQNQRWNDRNSAPRDGSFNRWDNQGGYGGGRDFGRPANVGGWGGGRGGYQGGYNQGGGYNQRWQHEPPRDNGRWQQDDRRGHDTTPVSSRWDDRIENTRWDGAGNEKNTRWKLDDDPDNWTSLQPRNERLERELFDGGHTGINFDKYDDIPVEATGESCPEHINHFHEVKMGEIIMNNIELIAYRKPTPVQKYALPIILGKRDLMACAQTGSGKTAAFLIPILNQIFERGPADNGQGAMNNGGRGSRRKQYPMGLILAPTRELASQIYDEGRKFSYRSRVRPCVVYGGADVGAQMRDLDKGCQLLVATPGRLVDMLERGRIGLDHVRWLVLDEADRMLDMGFEPQIRRIVEEEKTMPVTGERQTLMFSATFPKEIQILARDFLDNYIFLAVGRVGSTSESITQKVVWVEEYEKRSFLLDLLMAAGDVAATGKDESLTLVFVETKKGADALDQFLYTEGHRATSIHGDRSQREREEALESFRTGRTPILVATAVAARGLDIPNVKHVINFDLPSDIEEYVHRIGRTGRVGNPGLATSFMNEKNRNITKDLLQSLVDAKQEVPSWLESLAYEASNRPGTQRKGAAKRFGSGFGGRDYRQTNRAKPQHPQQPNAHFPQQMAFGYQPHFGYGGSYGGTYQQPASSSDWWSQN, encoded by the exons ATGCATACAGAATCGAATCAGAATGGAAACGGTTTAGAACAACAG TTAGCTGGTCTGGACCTGAATGCTCCTCACTACATGAGAGGTGGCATGCCACCGGGAGGTGATATACCAg GAGCACAGAACGCGTACATCCCTCCTCATTTGCGTAACAGAGGTGGCGCCCCCGACCGAAGACCAG ATGGTTATGCCAAGCGTGGGGGCTACAACAATAACTTTGGCGCCATGGGAACTCGGCCAGACCTTGGCACAGTAGTATTTGTCAACCAGTTCGGACAGCCTGTGTCTATTACAA ATCCGGCATTCGAAGAAGCGCGTCGCGCCGCATACCCGGGTGACATGACCGGAGCCGGGCAGCCTCCCCGCCCGCAGGGATACCCGCAGCCCGGTGGTTTCAATCGAGGTGGCGGTGGTATGGGTGGCCGCGGGCGCGGTGATTTCAGAGGTGGCCGAGGCCG CGGTGGTTTCGACGGCGGTAACCGCGACGATCGCTCGGGAACGAGTAACTGGGGTCGTAGCGACGGAGGCGGTAAACCGTGGGATACTCGCAACGACGACAGACGACCTCCGCAACAGAATCAACGCTGGAACGATCGCAATTCAGCTCCCAGAGACG GGTCGTTTAACCGCTGGGACAACCAAGGAGGATACGGCGGCGGCCGCGATTTCGGACGTCCGGCTAACGTCGGCGGCTGGGGAGGCGGTCGAGGCGGCTATCAGGGAGGTTACAACCAGGGCGGCGGCTACAACCAGCGATGGCAGCACGAACCGCCGCGCGACAACGGACGCTGGCAACAGGACGATCGCCGCGGTCACGACACGACCCCGGTGAGCAGTCGCTGGGACGACCGTATCGAGAATACCAG ATGGGATGGCGCCGGCAACGAGAAGAACACGCGCTGGAAGCTCGACGACGATCCCGACAACTGGACGAGTCTGCAGCCTAGAAACGAACGTCTAGAACG TGAATTATTCGATGGTGGTCACACTGGTATTAATTTCGACAAGTACGACGACATCCCCGTAGAAGCTACCGGTGAATCTtgtcctgaacatattaatcAT TTCCACGAAGTGAAAATGGGTGAAATCATAATGAATAACATCGAGCTGATCGCCTACAGAAAACCGACACCCGTTCAGAAATATGCGTTGCCGATTATACTGGGTAAACGTGATCTGATGGCTTGCGCTCAAACCG GTTCTGGAAAAACGGCAGCGTTTTTGATTCCGATTTTAAATCAGATATTCGAACGCGGACCTGCTGATAACGGTCAGGGAGCTATGAATAAC GGTGGACGCGGCAGCAGACGCAAGCAGTACCCGATGGGTTTGATTTTAGCTCCTACTCGTGAATTGGCTTCTCAAATCTACGACGAGGGCAGGAAG TTTTCGTATCGGTCGCGCGTTCGCCCGTGCGTCGTCTACGGCGGAGCAGACGTCGGCGCTCAGATGCGCGATTTGGATAAAGGCTGTCAGTTGTTGGTGGCGACGCCCGGTCGTCTGGTCGACATGCTCGAACGCGGTCGTATCGGTTTGGATCACGTACGATGGTTGGTTCTCGACGAGGCCGATCGAATGTTGGACATGGGTTTCGAGCCGCAGATTCGTCGTATCGTCGAGGAAGAGAAAACGATGCCGGTCACCGGAGAACGTCAAACTCTTATGTTCAGCGCCACTTTCCCCAAGGAAATTCAG ATTCTAGCTCGTGATTTCTTggataattatatattcttgGCGGTCGGCCGAGTCGGTAGCACCAGTGAGAGTATCACGCAGAAAGTTGTGTGGGTCGAGGAATATGAGAAACGCTCATTCCTGTTAGATTTATTAATGGCCGCCGGAGATGTTGCAGCCA CAGGGAAAGACGAAAGTTTGACGTTGGTTTTCGTCGAAACGAAGAAAGGCGCCGACGCATTGGACCAGTTCCTCTACACGGAGGGCCACAGGGCGACGAGTATCCACGGTGATCGATCGCAGCGCGAACGCGAGGAAGCGTTGGAGAGTTTCCGCACCGGACGTACGCCGATACTCGTAGCAACCGCC GTGGCAGCGCGTGGTTTAGATATTCCTAACGTGAAACACGTCATCAATTTCGATTTGCCGTCGGATATCGAGGAGTACGTTCACAGAATCGGACGTACCGGCCGTGTCGGTAACCCAG GTTTAGCGACGTCGTTCATGAACGAGAAGAACCGCAACATCACGAAGGATTTGCTGCAGTCGTTGGTCGACGCGAAACAGGAAGTTCCGTCGTGGTTGGAGTCGTTGGCGTACGAGGCCAGCAACCGACCGGGAACTCAGAGGAAAGGAGCCGCTAAAAG ATTCGGTTCCGGATTCGGAGGTCGCGATTACCGCCAGACGAACCGCGCCAAGCCTCAACATCCGCAACAACCTAACGCGCATTTCCCTCAACAGATGGCGTTCGGGTATCAACCGCACTTCGGCTACGGCGGCTCGTACGGCGGCACCTACCAGCAGCCGGCGTCGTCGTCCGATTGGTGGAGTCAGAATTAG
- the LOC141910809 gene encoding ATP-dependent RNA helicase DDX3X-like isoform X4, protein MHTESNQNGNGLEQQLAGLDLNAPHYMRGGMPPGGDIPDPAFEEARRAAYPGDMTGAGQPPRPQGYPQPGGFNRGGGGMGGRGRGDFRGGRGRGGFDGGNRDDRSGTSNWGRSDGGGKPWDTRNDDRRPPQQNQRWNDRNSAPRDGSFNRWDNQGGYGGGRDFGRPANVGGWGGGRGGYQGGYNQGGGYNQRWQHEPPRDNGRWQQDDRRGHDTTPVSSRWDDRIENTRWDGAGNEKNTRWKLDDDPDNWTSLQPRNERLERELFDGGHTGINFDKYDDIPVEATGESCPEHINHFHEVKMGEIIMNNIELIAYRKPTPVQKYALPIILGKRDLMACAQTGSGKTAAFLIPILNQIFERGPADNGQGAMNNGGRGSRRKQYPMGLILAPTRELASQIYDEGRKFSYRSRVRPCVVYGGADVGAQMRDLDKGCQLLVATPGRLVDMLERGRIGLDHVRWLVLDEADRMLDMGFEPQIRRIVEEEKTMPVTGERQTLMFSATFPKEIQILARDFLDNYIFLAVGRVGSTSESITQKVVWVEEYEKRSFLLDLLMAAGDVAATGKDESLTLVFVETKKGADALDQFLYTEGHRATSIHGDRSQREREEALESFRTGRTPILVATAVAARGLDIPNVKHVINFDLPSDIEEYVHRIGRTGRVGNPGLATSFMNEKNRNITKDLLQSLVDAKQEVPSWLESLAYEASNRPGTQRKGAAKRFGSGFGGRDYRQTNRAKPQHPQQPNAHFPQQMAFGYQPHFGYGGSYGGTYQQPASSSDWWSQN, encoded by the exons ATGCATACAGAATCGAATCAGAATGGAAACGGTTTAGAACAACAG TTAGCTGGTCTGGACCTGAATGCTCCTCACTACATGAGAGGTGGCATGCCACCGGGAGGTGATATACCAg ATCCGGCATTCGAAGAAGCGCGTCGCGCCGCATACCCGGGTGACATGACCGGAGCCGGGCAGCCTCCCCGCCCGCAGGGATACCCGCAGCCCGGTGGTTTCAATCGAGGTGGCGGTGGTATGGGTGGCCGCGGGCGCGGTGATTTCAGAGGTGGCCGAGGCCG CGGTGGTTTCGACGGCGGTAACCGCGACGATCGCTCGGGAACGAGTAACTGGGGTCGTAGCGACGGAGGCGGTAAACCGTGGGATACTCGCAACGACGACAGACGACCTCCGCAACAGAATCAACGCTGGAACGATCGCAATTCAGCTCCCAGAGACG GGTCGTTTAACCGCTGGGACAACCAAGGAGGATACGGCGGCGGCCGCGATTTCGGACGTCCGGCTAACGTCGGCGGCTGGGGAGGCGGTCGAGGCGGCTATCAGGGAGGTTACAACCAGGGCGGCGGCTACAACCAGCGATGGCAGCACGAACCGCCGCGCGACAACGGACGCTGGCAACAGGACGATCGCCGCGGTCACGACACGACCCCGGTGAGCAGTCGCTGGGACGACCGTATCGAGAATACCAG ATGGGATGGCGCCGGCAACGAGAAGAACACGCGCTGGAAGCTCGACGACGATCCCGACAACTGGACGAGTCTGCAGCCTAGAAACGAACGTCTAGAACG TGAATTATTCGATGGTGGTCACACTGGTATTAATTTCGACAAGTACGACGACATCCCCGTAGAAGCTACCGGTGAATCTtgtcctgaacatattaatcAT TTCCACGAAGTGAAAATGGGTGAAATCATAATGAATAACATCGAGCTGATCGCCTACAGAAAACCGACACCCGTTCAGAAATATGCGTTGCCGATTATACTGGGTAAACGTGATCTGATGGCTTGCGCTCAAACCG GTTCTGGAAAAACGGCAGCGTTTTTGATTCCGATTTTAAATCAGATATTCGAACGCGGACCTGCTGATAACGGTCAGGGAGCTATGAATAAC GGTGGACGCGGCAGCAGACGCAAGCAGTACCCGATGGGTTTGATTTTAGCTCCTACTCGTGAATTGGCTTCTCAAATCTACGACGAGGGCAGGAAG TTTTCGTATCGGTCGCGCGTTCGCCCGTGCGTCGTCTACGGCGGAGCAGACGTCGGCGCTCAGATGCGCGATTTGGATAAAGGCTGTCAGTTGTTGGTGGCGACGCCCGGTCGTCTGGTCGACATGCTCGAACGCGGTCGTATCGGTTTGGATCACGTACGATGGTTGGTTCTCGACGAGGCCGATCGAATGTTGGACATGGGTTTCGAGCCGCAGATTCGTCGTATCGTCGAGGAAGAGAAAACGATGCCGGTCACCGGAGAACGTCAAACTCTTATGTTCAGCGCCACTTTCCCCAAGGAAATTCAG ATTCTAGCTCGTGATTTCTTggataattatatattcttgGCGGTCGGCCGAGTCGGTAGCACCAGTGAGAGTATCACGCAGAAAGTTGTGTGGGTCGAGGAATATGAGAAACGCTCATTCCTGTTAGATTTATTAATGGCCGCCGGAGATGTTGCAGCCA CAGGGAAAGACGAAAGTTTGACGTTGGTTTTCGTCGAAACGAAGAAAGGCGCCGACGCATTGGACCAGTTCCTCTACACGGAGGGCCACAGGGCGACGAGTATCCACGGTGATCGATCGCAGCGCGAACGCGAGGAAGCGTTGGAGAGTTTCCGCACCGGACGTACGCCGATACTCGTAGCAACCGCC GTGGCAGCGCGTGGTTTAGATATTCCTAACGTGAAACACGTCATCAATTTCGATTTGCCGTCGGATATCGAGGAGTACGTTCACAGAATCGGACGTACCGGCCGTGTCGGTAACCCAG GTTTAGCGACGTCGTTCATGAACGAGAAGAACCGCAACATCACGAAGGATTTGCTGCAGTCGTTGGTCGACGCGAAACAGGAAGTTCCGTCGTGGTTGGAGTCGTTGGCGTACGAGGCCAGCAACCGACCGGGAACTCAGAGGAAAGGAGCCGCTAAAAG ATTCGGTTCCGGATTCGGAGGTCGCGATTACCGCCAGACGAACCGCGCCAAGCCTCAACATCCGCAACAACCTAACGCGCATTTCCCTCAACAGATGGCGTTCGGGTATCAACCGCACTTCGGCTACGGCGGCTCGTACGGCGGCACCTACCAGCAGCCGGCGTCGTCGTCCGATTGGTGGAGTCAGAATTAG
- the LOC141910809 gene encoding ATP-dependent RNA helicase DDX3X-like isoform X3, with product MHTESNQNGNGLEQQLAGLDLNAPHYMRGGMPPGGDIPGAQNAYIPPHLRNRGGAPDRRPDPAFEEARRAAYPGDMTGAGQPPRPQGYPQPGGFNRGGGGMGGRGRGDFRGGRGRGGFDGGNRDDRSGTSNWGRSDGGGKPWDTRNDDRRPPQQNQRWNDRNSAPRDGSFNRWDNQGGYGGGRDFGRPANVGGWGGGRGGYQGGYNQGGGYNQRWQHEPPRDNGRWQQDDRRGHDTTPVSSRWDDRIENTRWDGAGNEKNTRWKLDDDPDNWTSLQPRNERLERELFDGGHTGINFDKYDDIPVEATGESCPEHINHFHEVKMGEIIMNNIELIAYRKPTPVQKYALPIILGKRDLMACAQTGSGKTAAFLIPILNQIFERGPADNGQGAMNNGGRGSRRKQYPMGLILAPTRELASQIYDEGRKFSYRSRVRPCVVYGGADVGAQMRDLDKGCQLLVATPGRLVDMLERGRIGLDHVRWLVLDEADRMLDMGFEPQIRRIVEEEKTMPVTGERQTLMFSATFPKEIQILARDFLDNYIFLAVGRVGSTSESITQKVVWVEEYEKRSFLLDLLMAAGDVAATGKDESLTLVFVETKKGADALDQFLYTEGHRATSIHGDRSQREREEALESFRTGRTPILVATAVAARGLDIPNVKHVINFDLPSDIEEYVHRIGRTGRVGNPGLATSFMNEKNRNITKDLLQSLVDAKQEVPSWLESLAYEASNRPGTQRKGAAKRFGSGFGGRDYRQTNRAKPQHPQQPNAHFPQQMAFGYQPHFGYGGSYGGTYQQPASSSDWWSQN from the exons ATGCATACAGAATCGAATCAGAATGGAAACGGTTTAGAACAACAG TTAGCTGGTCTGGACCTGAATGCTCCTCACTACATGAGAGGTGGCATGCCACCGGGAGGTGATATACCAg GAGCACAGAACGCGTACATCCCTCCTCATTTGCGTAACAGAGGTGGCGCCCCCGACCGAAGACCAG ATCCGGCATTCGAAGAAGCGCGTCGCGCCGCATACCCGGGTGACATGACCGGAGCCGGGCAGCCTCCCCGCCCGCAGGGATACCCGCAGCCCGGTGGTTTCAATCGAGGTGGCGGTGGTATGGGTGGCCGCGGGCGCGGTGATTTCAGAGGTGGCCGAGGCCG CGGTGGTTTCGACGGCGGTAACCGCGACGATCGCTCGGGAACGAGTAACTGGGGTCGTAGCGACGGAGGCGGTAAACCGTGGGATACTCGCAACGACGACAGACGACCTCCGCAACAGAATCAACGCTGGAACGATCGCAATTCAGCTCCCAGAGACG GGTCGTTTAACCGCTGGGACAACCAAGGAGGATACGGCGGCGGCCGCGATTTCGGACGTCCGGCTAACGTCGGCGGCTGGGGAGGCGGTCGAGGCGGCTATCAGGGAGGTTACAACCAGGGCGGCGGCTACAACCAGCGATGGCAGCACGAACCGCCGCGCGACAACGGACGCTGGCAACAGGACGATCGCCGCGGTCACGACACGACCCCGGTGAGCAGTCGCTGGGACGACCGTATCGAGAATACCAG ATGGGATGGCGCCGGCAACGAGAAGAACACGCGCTGGAAGCTCGACGACGATCCCGACAACTGGACGAGTCTGCAGCCTAGAAACGAACGTCTAGAACG TGAATTATTCGATGGTGGTCACACTGGTATTAATTTCGACAAGTACGACGACATCCCCGTAGAAGCTACCGGTGAATCTtgtcctgaacatattaatcAT TTCCACGAAGTGAAAATGGGTGAAATCATAATGAATAACATCGAGCTGATCGCCTACAGAAAACCGACACCCGTTCAGAAATATGCGTTGCCGATTATACTGGGTAAACGTGATCTGATGGCTTGCGCTCAAACCG GTTCTGGAAAAACGGCAGCGTTTTTGATTCCGATTTTAAATCAGATATTCGAACGCGGACCTGCTGATAACGGTCAGGGAGCTATGAATAAC GGTGGACGCGGCAGCAGACGCAAGCAGTACCCGATGGGTTTGATTTTAGCTCCTACTCGTGAATTGGCTTCTCAAATCTACGACGAGGGCAGGAAG TTTTCGTATCGGTCGCGCGTTCGCCCGTGCGTCGTCTACGGCGGAGCAGACGTCGGCGCTCAGATGCGCGATTTGGATAAAGGCTGTCAGTTGTTGGTGGCGACGCCCGGTCGTCTGGTCGACATGCTCGAACGCGGTCGTATCGGTTTGGATCACGTACGATGGTTGGTTCTCGACGAGGCCGATCGAATGTTGGACATGGGTTTCGAGCCGCAGATTCGTCGTATCGTCGAGGAAGAGAAAACGATGCCGGTCACCGGAGAACGTCAAACTCTTATGTTCAGCGCCACTTTCCCCAAGGAAATTCAG ATTCTAGCTCGTGATTTCTTggataattatatattcttgGCGGTCGGCCGAGTCGGTAGCACCAGTGAGAGTATCACGCAGAAAGTTGTGTGGGTCGAGGAATATGAGAAACGCTCATTCCTGTTAGATTTATTAATGGCCGCCGGAGATGTTGCAGCCA CAGGGAAAGACGAAAGTTTGACGTTGGTTTTCGTCGAAACGAAGAAAGGCGCCGACGCATTGGACCAGTTCCTCTACACGGAGGGCCACAGGGCGACGAGTATCCACGGTGATCGATCGCAGCGCGAACGCGAGGAAGCGTTGGAGAGTTTCCGCACCGGACGTACGCCGATACTCGTAGCAACCGCC GTGGCAGCGCGTGGTTTAGATATTCCTAACGTGAAACACGTCATCAATTTCGATTTGCCGTCGGATATCGAGGAGTACGTTCACAGAATCGGACGTACCGGCCGTGTCGGTAACCCAG GTTTAGCGACGTCGTTCATGAACGAGAAGAACCGCAACATCACGAAGGATTTGCTGCAGTCGTTGGTCGACGCGAAACAGGAAGTTCCGTCGTGGTTGGAGTCGTTGGCGTACGAGGCCAGCAACCGACCGGGAACTCAGAGGAAAGGAGCCGCTAAAAG ATTCGGTTCCGGATTCGGAGGTCGCGATTACCGCCAGACGAACCGCGCCAAGCCTCAACATCCGCAACAACCTAACGCGCATTTCCCTCAACAGATGGCGTTCGGGTATCAACCGCACTTCGGCTACGGCGGCTCGTACGGCGGCACCTACCAGCAGCCGGCGTCGTCGTCCGATTGGTGGAGTCAGAATTAG